AAGTACCAAGCACTAGCTACCACTAGACATGACTTGTTTTTCATACAAATAAAAGAATAGGTAATACGCATGTGCATTCGACACTTGACATAAATAAAATCAAATGGCATCAGTAGACAGtaaatatataacattagtcataaatataaaaatacaaatgcTTTATAAGATCACAGGAAGGGCAATACTGTAGGTAGGTGCTATAAGGGTCCAAGTAGCAACCATACCGAAAAAAAGACTATAGTCTAACCATTGTGGGTCACGCTGTTCTAATCATGGAGTCGTTTGCTCTTAATAGGCGTCCTCCGATCCCGCATGCGTACTTGCCGGCTTGCGATCCCCATGTTAGGACTCCGTTCAGTAGACCACACTAGCTTGCATGGTTGGACTTGAATTTCCCCCCTAAGGCTCAGATTAGTAATATTAGACGaaagtattaaaatataaaagtgaTTTTAGTTCTTTAAGGTGCCTTTTATTATCTAGCCACTGGGTGGCAGACTAGATACATTCTAGAGTTTTCCTTGCATAGCTCTTGGTAACCCCtggatataaaaatatatatattttccattTCAGGTAGTATAAGTAACTTGCTGAACTTGGTTTAAGTTCAGACATCAGTTACTGCAATTAATTTATTGTCTACCGCTACATGAGAAAAGTGATGTATTTCTCTGCATAACCTGTAATTTAATGGGGCCAAACATTGTCTGAAATAATATACTTTAGACTGCAGTTGCCTAATTTATACTAGAGTATACATTTTTTCTAATTGGACAGATTAGACTTTTATTGTATGGTTTTCTGTTTAAAAAGAAATGTTTGCAGCTTTAGGCCTCTCGCCTGGGCCTTAGCCTGTGCAAGCTTACCGGTccgtgctcacccctcccctctccatagaggcatGGTGCCTGGCCGTACATAtgggaaaatatatatttctgaTGTTTTGAACCCCTCAACACCCCCAAAAAAACTATACAGTATAAGTGTTTTAGCTTTTTATTAAAATCGGCTTTAAATATTGATGAGAATGGACTCGATGACAGACAAGACGACTGCATGTGAGGTCATGTATTGTATAGACATctatttccacttcgtcccccatgacggcccacctggaggatgccccttgacctctgtagggacaggaagaagagaggttaaattcccctccccgcatcctcccgccagtgttcttcctgtccctaccgaggcaggtcatagagaggtgtcctctctcctccaggtgggggggggggggacgaagaaTCACTCACGGGTATGCCGTCCACGGCGAAATCCCGGCGGCCCTGGCTCTCGGTCGATCCTGGTCCTCCTTGTAGCCGTCCAGGGGTCCGTTGACTGGCCGCCGCGCCGCAACTCTGATTACACGCGCGCGCGGCTGAAGaaaactacatttcccagcaGCCCGTAGTctgatgacgacttccggccgcgaccggaagtAATCGGGGAAACCGCGCAGCATCACTGGGAGCCGTGGGACGCGGACCGGTAGCCGCTTctaagggggatgggctccccattaaggtatttaaagcaGGTAGATCACTATGATCTGAGGTCTAGTTGTTCAAGTGACTACGGCTCCAGTATCTGCATCTAAATCTTCCGCTGTCTACTATGACTGACGAAGTTAACCCAATCTTCCTGCACCCTCCAGTATCTGTAAGTGGGCTAATTGCAGGGGATATTGCCACTATGTATGCAATGTTGTGGGTTATTAGTCTCCTATATTTGCCTTTTAGGAAAAAGACCTggggtctaaggggaaaggcaaggaggagaagggggataagGCTAGCAGGCCTGAAAGACCCGAGAAATCGGATAAAACCAGGACCAGAAAATGTAACATGTGTAACCATTCTATGCCAGATTCATATAAGAAACCAATATGTAAAGTATGTATTGATAACTTCATGCGAGAGGAGAAATCATCCTTCCTAGACGAGCTCAAAGGGTTCATAGAAGAGAAGGTGGTCTCATCTATTGCCGCTGCTACATCTAGGGCTCCCCCGTGTAAAAAGCCCAGATTGGAACTGGGGTCGTCACCATCCGAGGCAGGAAGTGATTCAGAGACTCCTTCTTGTTCTGTAATAGAGACGGAAGACTCCTTAAATCCCCAGGATTTTGTAAAATCCACTGAATCCAGACATCTTTTCCCAATAGATGAATTGGATGATTTATTGAAGGCCATCAGACAGACATTAAAAATTGAGGATGTGGTCGTACCCCAATCTAGAGAAGATGAGCTGTTTGGTGGGTTAAAAGCAAAGCGCCAGAGGGTGTTTCCCTTAAATGACACCCTCAAAGAGTTAGTGTACGAAGAGTGGAAGGAACCAGAGAAGAGGATCCTTATATCAAAAAACTTTAGGAAGAGATTGGTCTTTGAGCCTGAAGACTCTAAACTATGGGATTCCTGTCCCAAAGTGGATGTGCAGGTCACTAAAATAGTAAGGAAGACAGACCTGCCGTTTGAGGACGCAGCGCAGCttagagaccccatggacagaaaaTCTGACTCTCTGCTGAAAAAAGCTTGGGAAACATCCATGTGGGGTCTGAAATCAAATTTAACGGCCACCTCAGTCGCGAGGAATCTCCTGTATTGGCTAAATGAGCTCGAATCTCATATTAAAGAAGGAACTCCCAGAACTACAATTTTGGAGAATTTCCCTCTATTAAAATCAGCAACGTCCTTCTTAGCAGACGCAGCAGCTGAAGGTGTACGGTTCTCTTCAAAAGAAGGAGCCCTGACAAATGCTTCAAGAAGGGCGCTGTGGCTGAAGCAGTGGAGTGGGGATATCCGCTCAAAAACAAAGCTATGTGGTCTTCCCTTTTCAGGCGAATTTGTCTTTGGCCCTGAACTTGACACCATCTTGGAAAGGGCATCAGATAAGAGAAAGGGTTTCCCGGAGAATAAGCCAATACCCaggaagcagccctttcgggactttaAAAGCCAAAGAGAAGAATACAAAGATAAGGGGAAAAGgggtcgctggagctacccgaaaggaggaAAAGGTAAAGGGTTTCTCTTTTCAACATCATCCGATCCCAACAGAAACAAAAAACAGTGACGCCATAGTAGGAGGAAGATTATTGAAGTTCAGAGAGGAATGGTTAAAAATCACCTCAAATCCTTGGGTTCTAGACATCCTTCTTCAGGGATACAAGATAGACTTCAAGAAGCTTCCTCCTACCAGTTACCTACCACCCTCTCCCCATACATCAGAAATGTCCCACTATCTAATCTGGCAAGAAATATCATCTTTATTGTCTTCTGGAGTTATTTCCCAGGTTCCTCAGGAACAAGAAAAGCAAGGattttattcttctctttttcttgtaAAGAAGCCGAACGGATCGAACAGGCTGATAATCAACCTGAAACGACTCAACGACTTCATCGTCTACAACAagttcaggatggagtcggtaaggtcTGCCACCCACATTATCCACAAAAATGctgtaatgtgcactatagacctAAAGGACGCATATTATCACGTCCCCATTCACCCGTCTTCACAAAAGTTCCTAAGGTTCTCTGTTTTTTCTCCGGGGGGTTCCACGTTACATTTTCAATTTCGTGCACTCCCCTTTGGCATATCTTCAGCCCCCagaaccttcaccaaggtgatgatagaggtggtggcGTTCCTAAGACAGCAGGACATACTGATTATTCCATATCTAGACGACCTGCTGGTTATTGGACAAAACAAACAGAACCTAAATTTCCTCAAGAAACATCACAATAGGAACTTTAGAAAGACTGGGCTGGATCATAAATTACCCAAAATCAGATCTATCACCAGCCACAGTAAAGAAATTCCTGGGAGTAAATTTAAACTCATGCTTACAAATGTCattccttccacaggaaaagaGGGCTCATATCAAGGAGGAGTTAAGAAGGTTCCGGAGAAGGTCTCTTATCTCCATCAGGGGTGCTATGAAGGTCCTAGGACTATTAACAGCATGCATCTCCTCAGTGGCCTGGTGCCAAGCCCATACTCGAGTTCTCCAGAAATGGGTTCTAAGATCCTGGAACAGGAGTTCGAAGGGACTGGACAAAAAGGTATCAATCCCCGCGTCAGTCAAGGAAGATCTCAAGTGGTGGCTGATGGACACAAATCTAGACAGGGGAATCTTCTGGAGGAACAGTCCGTATATCACCATACAGACAGACGCCAGCAAGAGCGGTTGGGGAGCAGTGCTTCCTCAAAAGTTGACGCAGGGCTCCTGGACAGAGGAGATCTCCAGAAGGTCGTCCAACTATCGAGAACTAAGGGCGGTTTGGGAAGTGCTCAGCTCAAACACTGCTCAATTGGCAGGACATCACGTGTTGATACTGTCCGACAACACCACGACAGTATCATACCTGAAGAGGCAAGGGGGGAACCAGATCCCCATTACTGATGTCTTTAACAagacaaatatttttgtgggcagaggaccaTGTCCTATCAATCTCGGCTACCCATCTAAAGGGAACAGAGAACACCAGGGCGGATTTCCTCAGCCGAAGGAAAATACTTCCCAACGAGTGGTGCATAAAAGAGGAGATATTCCAGTATCTA
The DNA window shown above is from Engystomops pustulosus chromosome 1, aEngPut4.maternal, whole genome shotgun sequence and carries:
- the LOC140133357 gene encoding uncharacterized protein; translated protein: MTDEVNPIFLHPPVSEKDLGSKGKGKEEKGDKASRPERPEKSDKTRTRKCNMCNHSMPDSYKKPICKVCIDNFMREEKSSFLDELKGFIEEKVVSSIAAATSRAPPCKKPRLELGSSPSEAGSDSETPSCSVIETEDSLNPQDFVKSTESRHLFPIDELDDLLKAIRQTLKIEDVVVPQSREDELFGGLKAKRQRVFPLNDTLKELVYEEWKEPEKRILISKNFRKRLVFEPEDSKLWDSCPKVDVQVTKIVRKTDLPFEDAAQLRDPMDRKSDSLLKKAWETSMWGLKSNLTATSVARNLLYWLNELESHIKEGTPRTTILENFPLLKSATSFLADAAAEGVRFSSKEGALTNASRRALWLKQWSGDIRSKTKLCGLPFSGEFVFGPELDTILERASDKRKGFPENKPIPRKQPFRDFKSQREEYKDKGKRGRWSYPKGGKEAERIEQADNQPETTQRLHRLQQVQDGVGTLERLGWIINYPKSDLSPATVKKFLGVNLNSCLQMSFLPQEKRAHIKEELRRFRRRSLISIRGAMKVLGLLTACISSVAWCQAHTRVLQKWVLRSWNRSSKGLDKKVSIPASVKEDLKWWLMDTNLDRGIFWRNSPYITIQTDASKSGWGAVLPQKLTQGSWTEEISRRSSNYRELRAVWEVLSSNTAQLAGHHVLILSDNTTTVSYLKRQGGNQIPITDVFNKTNIFVGRGPCPINLGYPSKGNREHQGGFPQPKENTSQRVVHKRGDIPVSILSLGRTSNRLVCDKKKLQVSTLFFLRKRGDKRSSGCILPLLEHHSRLRLPPYSPDRQSIGENLSREDTDHICVPKLAQKELVPDSEADVHSGPSHTTSVRRSPGTGSNIPSRSRKTPVISMDPESDYMKSQGLSSAVINTLKVLNFLQKGLELGLSTSTLKVQVSALSAFFDQPLIEHRWSRSSIEVKRSYYLPSARIRPQKENANGTL